From the Macaca nemestrina isolate mMacNem1 chromosome 7, mMacNem.hap1, whole genome shotgun sequence genome, one window contains:
- the LOC139364022 gene encoding LOW QUALITY PROTEIN: chondroitin sulfate proteoglycan 4-like (The sequence of the model RefSeq protein was modified relative to this genomic sequence to represent the inferred CDS: inserted 2 bases in 2 codons), translated as MIVGPVHTDATLQVTIALEGPLAPLKLAWCKKMYIFRREAAEIRRDQLEAAQEAVPPADMVFSAKSPLSAGYLVMVLCGVLADEPPSLDPMQSFSQEVVDTDRILYLDSRPDAWSNAFLLDVAXGLGASLEDVXVELEVLPAVICTGSQNFSIAEGSSRTLAPPLLHVARPYFLTLPGLGLQVLEPPWHRALQKENGPQARTLSTFCWREEEEQLIQYVHDRSERPANSFVLMASASEMDRESHPVAFTVTILPVNDQPSDLTTNSGLQTTEFSSRSHWPVCARVRTRTH; from the exons ATGATTGTGGGGCCAGTGCACACGGATGCCACCTTGCAAGTGACCATTGCCCTAGAGGGCCCACTGGCCCCACTGAAGCTGGCCTGGTGCAAGAAGATGTACATCTTCCGGAGAGAGGCAGCTGAGATCAGAAGGGACCAGCTGGAG GCAGCCCAGGAGGCAGTGCCGCCGGCAGACATGGTTTTCTCAGCGAAGAGCCCGCTGAGTGCTGGCTACCTGGTGATGGTTTTGTGTGGTGTCTTGGCAGatgagccacccagcctggaCCCCATGCAGAGCTTCTCCCAAGAGGTGGTGGACACAGACAGGATCCTGTACCTGGACTCCCGCCCTGACGCCTGGAGCAATGCCTTCTTGCTGGATGTGG TTGGCCTGGGTGCTTCCCTCGAGGACG ATGTGGAGCTGGAGGTGCTGCCTGCTGTCATCTGCACTGGGTCACAAAACTTCAGCATCGCTGAGGGTAGCAGCCGTACCCTGGCCCCTCCACTGCTCCACGTTGCCAGGCCCTACTTCCTCACTCTGCCGGGCCTTGGCCTGCAGGTGCTGGAGCCACCCTGGCATAGGGCCCTGCAGAAAGAGAACGGGCCTCAAGCCAGGACCCTCAGCACCTTCTGCTGGAGAGAG GAGGAAGAGCAGCTGATCCAGTACGTGCATGACAGGAGTGAGAGACCGGCAAATAGTTTTGTCCTGATGGCTAGTGCCTCTGAGATGGACCGCGAGAGCCATCCTGTGGCCTTCACTGTCACCATCCTGCCTGTCAATGACCAACCCTCCGACCTCACCACAAACTCAGGCCTGCAG ACCACGGAGTTCTCATCTCGGAGCCACTGGCCAGTGTGTGCTCGTGTGAGGACCAGAACACACTGA
- the LOC139364058 gene encoding putative golgin subfamily A member 2B isoform X2, giving the protein MALPGEGDGGGHLDSEEEEAPRPMQDIPEDRESQEVRWHFSTTLEPMRRNSKGCAASPWLTQWLYPRGPQGLGRLYGGEGGPEGACGETRASIHPPLGTDTIRKYTSQGAVPKMWHLERRTSSGWPRTRRYLRG; this is encoded by the exons ATGGCTCTCCCTGGGGAAG gagatggaggaggacatctggacagtgaggaggaggaggcaccTCGGCCCATGCAGGACATCCCAGAGGACCGGGAGAGCCAGGAGGTCAG GTGGCATTTTTCAACGACGCTGGAGCCAATGCGCAGGAATAGCAAAGGGTGTGCTGCCAGCCCCTGGCTCACCCAGTGGCTTTATCCCAGAGGACCCCAGGGACTGGGG CGACTTTATGGAGGAGAAGGTGGACCTGAAGGAGCATGTGGAGAAACTAGAGCTTCGATTCATCCACCTCTTGGGACAGACACCATAA GAAAGTACACCAGCCAGGGGGCCGTGCCAAAGATGTGGCACTTGGAGAGGAGGACATCATCAGGCTGGCCCAGGACCAGGAGAT ATCTTCGTGGCTGA
- the LOC139364058 gene encoding putative golgin subfamily A member 8D isoform X1 produces the protein MALPGEGDGGGHLDSEEEEAPRPMQDIPEDRESQEVRWHFSTTLEPMRRNSKGCAASPWLTQWLYPRGPQGLGRLYGGEGGPEGACGETRASIHPPLGTDTIRKYTSQGAVPKMWHLERRTSSGWPRTRRCKSSWLSLTDSVEPAPGEAREGSPHHNPTAQQIVQLLPLTQDSPGAPRPGQQPLHAILFTVPRSGR, from the exons ATGGCTCTCCCTGGGGAAG gagatggaggaggacatctggacagtgaggaggaggaggcaccTCGGCCCATGCAGGACATCCCAGAGGACCGGGAGAGCCAGGAGGTCAG GTGGCATTTTTCAACGACGCTGGAGCCAATGCGCAGGAATAGCAAAGGGTGTGCTGCCAGCCCCTGGCTCACCCAGTGGCTTTATCCCAGAGGACCCCAGGGACTGGGG CGACTTTATGGAGGAGAAGGTGGACCTGAAGGAGCATGTGGAGAAACTAGAGCTTCGATTCATCCACCTCTTGGGACAGACACCATAA GAAAGTACACCAGCCAGGGGGCCGTGCCAAAGATGTGGCACTTGGAGAGGAGGACATCATCAGGCTGGCCCAGGACCAGGAGATGCAA ATCTTCGTGGCTGAGCCTCACTGACAGCGTGGAGCCTGCACCAGGAGAGGCCAGAGAGGGTTCTCCCCACCACAACCCCACGGCACAGCAGATCGTGCAGCTGCTTCCTCTAACGCAGGACTCTCCAGGAGCACCGAGGCCTGGGCAGCAACCCCTGCATGCCATTCTTTTCACCGTGCCGAGATCAGGGAGATAA
- the LOC139364054 gene encoding golgin subfamily A member 6-like protein 4 yields MMSEKTRQGKFTTAKKKLKEYWQRKSPGVPAGANRKKKINGSSPDTAASGGYRSPGDSATGVYGEGPVSSTNLKDLQVHTLKEEKKREIHRVQKLGRSLFKLKHQRAEPRAPDSPGGPSEVEQLQDETKHLRKELESLGRQLQAEVENNQMLSLLNRRQEERIREQEERIREQEERIHEQEEKLHEQEERLSRQEERIHEHEERIREQEWLPEQERLLEQVEKLLEQERREEEEEKLLEHERLLNQVEKLLEEERLREEERLPEQERLLEQVEKLLEQERWQEEQERLLDQGRLLDQVEELLEQERLREQDERLREQERLLEQVEKLLERDRQQEEQKRLLEEEQLLDQVEELLEQERLREQDQRLWEQETLRELERLRELERMLELGWEALYEQQAEPHSSFEEPNNENKSALQLEPQVKELKTLGELRDTVTSDPSKKGWEAGTSLWGREAPGQRQLQPGGR; encoded by the exons ATGATGTCAGAAAAAACACGACAGGGAAAATTCACCACAgccaagaaaaag TTAAAAGAATATTGGCAGAGGAAGAGCCCTGGCGTTCCAGCAGGAGctaacaggaaaaagaaaatcaatggcaGTAGCCCTGACACCGCCGCTTCTGGTGGTTACCGCTCACCTGGGGAT TCAGCAACAGGTGTCTACGGGGAGGGCCCTGTGTCATCTACTAACCTGAAAGATCTGCAG GTTCACACattgaaggaggagaagaagcgTGAGATACATCGGGTACAGAAGCTTGGGAGGAGCTTGTTCAAACTCAAACACCAGAGGG CTGAACCCCGGGCCCCAGATTCCCCAGGAGGGCCCTCTGAGGTGGAGCAGCTACAAGATGAGACCAAACACCTAAGGAAGGAGCTGGAGAGTCTGGGAAGACAGCTCCAGGCCGAGGTGGAAAACAATCAGATGTTGAGTCTCCTGAACAGGAGACAGGAGGAGAGGATAcgtgagcaggaggagaggatacgtgagcaggaggagaggatacatgagcaggaggagaagctacatgagcaggaggagaggctatCTAGGCAGGAGGAGAGGATACATGAGCACGAGGAGAGGATACGGGAGCAGGAGTGGCTGCCAGAGCAGGAGAGGCTGTTGGAGCAGGTGGAGAAGCTATTGGAACAGGAGAgacgggaggaggaggaggagaagctgcTAGAGCATGAGAGGCTGCTGAACCAGGTAGAGAAGCTCCTGGAAGAGGAGAGGCTGCGGGAGGAGGAGAGGCTTCCAGAGCAGGAGAGGCTGTTGGAGCAGGTGGAGAAGCTATTGGAACAGGAGAGGTGGCAGGAGGAACAGGAGAGGCTGCTGGACCAGGGGAGGCTGCTGGACCAGGTGGAGGAACTGTTGGAACAGGAGAGGTTGCGGGAGCAGGATGAGAGACTGCGGGAGCAGGAGAGGCTGCTGGAGCAGGTGGAGAAGCTTTTGGAACGGGACAGGCAACAGGAGGAGCAGAAGAGGCTGCTGGAGGAGGAGCAGCTGCTGGACCAAGTGGAGGAGCTGCTGGAACAGGAGAGGCTGCGGGAGCAGGATCAGAGGCTGTGGGAGCAGGAGACACTGCGGGAGCTGGAGAGGCTGCGGGAGCTGGAGAGGATGCTGGAGCTGGGGTGGGAAGCCCTCTACGAGCAGCAGGCGGAGCCACACAGTAGCTTCGAGGAGCCG aacaatgagaacaagagCGCACTGCAGTTGGAGCCTCAAGTAAAGGAGCTGAAGACGCTGGGCGAGCTGAGAGACACGGTAACCTCTGACCCATCCAAGAAGGGCTGGGAGGCGGGCACCAGCCTCTGGGGAAGGGAGGCGCCAGGCCAGAGGCAGCTGCAACCTGGGGGCAGGTGA